From Theileria annulata chromosome 1, complete sequence, *** SEQUENCING IN PROGRESS ***, one genomic window encodes:
- a CDS encoding uncharacterized protein (1 probable transmembrane helix predicted for TA20830 by TMHMM2.0 at aa 12-34) — translation MLILFNNNLSKLGIFNLVFVISIFVNYCESFLYNRNGNKSQLPLTHQFHNKIHYSINKCSPDSTNYIEDKSNNVIGLLCSPEKKIEIIKSIYYPILENKSRFSSLFYVTNSHDDLLNVKNLLYYHLNQCFPYFNGINIICNDHISFYRNANITVSEHSILSECLTNFGGVKWEEKALSMSGRFVKESDIDWFIRDLKFFIFSHFTNQNNFQNALCDDNLRINFDGDFLVPANEFIDSNFISTKEFNNLFNPPNTNTEKSLETPQNSVENSKTFVSDDKLVIFNNFSLNYDMNSDQVTSSLYDDLVLRLLPNCKILGLSNSIYNVNNVVNWLNSLSRPTKVVTLSKSPTFNILTKYGQINPFTTVHTTESSENLNDTNVNKDTVDNANTSDIVASDAVDTSETTDSITTNTADTINTSDTSDVVEGVEKMRDPIKMYDMFKKKNNKVKMTSLNPLLDDMVINSIVEALESRGISTYNQLITIIPSARNFFKPYMRVLRRTLAHADSKKRLFNLLKLIVNVRNNKFFSNFIKNFNLYPQIKQLHSPTPAKLVEYINEKGLFPTVIYCFNGTESVKRYFYDYVNKLGGTGLEDKSQLNLENNLKHFRGTDVVISNKKVEGAKHYIFLDTMLMNKGKIFTLSNEFLYSLTAGSDLVTFTVDLHTLFHNIKSLISPIYINYSNLYTNTNGVYAVPKIDTTSTMDTTGTMDTTQITEPNLPTTINTNGVDTINTNGVDVDDNVQFSSNNLVDKFENQDLNSEFGVYLKRCKEKYEKMYPDYFMLKQLLDDLGNRLKELNIDTFQLTQINSKLTSNRRFFRNMSYSIRSKLWFRGKLILKILKRFKNNICIIQGIDNQHYSTSYNFSQLIGDFIKRKLTVTKDEDCLLLKNVSTGNYIIPESLFLKDIISIGQGKLEYPDQIYPIIAGFQNDKLRTAAFENDLNEYITVHDPVIRFFGNEDLKLQKLSQFTPKRLMNLINRRITNYKEDCKLLMDLIYNNSNVNSMMNNDIVRLVNDYIKLDKKYKRRNLEAVIKSYQFKNTFYGK, via the coding sequence atgttaattttgtttaacAACAATCTTTCAAAATTAGGAATTTTCAATTTGGTATTTGTAATATctatatttgtaaattattgtgAATCGTTTTTGTACAATAGAAATGGAAATAAATCGCAACTACCCCTCACACATCAGTTTCATAATAAAATCcattattctattaataaatgtagTCCTGATTCCACAAATTACATAGAAGATAAGTCAAACAATGTGATTGGCCTATTATGTAGCCCTGAAAAGAAgattgaaataataaagtcCATTTATTATCCGATTTTGGAGAATAAAAGTAGATTTTCAAGTTTGTTCTACGTCACAAATTCACATGACGATTTActaaatgttaaaaatcTTCTTTACTACCATTTAAACCAGTGTTTTCCCTATTTTAATGGAATTAACATCATTTGTAATGACCATATAAGCTTTTACAGAAATGCCAACATTACAGTTTCAGAGCACTCGATTTTATCCGAGTgtttaactaattttggAGGTGTAAAATGGGAAGAGAAAGCTTTGAGTATGTCAGGCCGCTTTGTCAAGGAATCCGATATAGATTGGTTTATCCGTGATTTAAagttttttatattctcCCACTTCACTAAccaaaataattttcaaaacGCCCTTTGCGATGACAATTTGAGGATTAATTTCGATGGAGATTTCTTAGTTCCGgcaaatgaatttattgattCCAACTTCATAAGTACAAAAGAATTTAACAACCTTTTCAATCCCCCGAATACTAATACTGAAAAGTCACTTGAAACTCCTCAAAATTCGGTGGAAAACTCTAAAACTTTTGTGAGTGATGACAAACTAGtgatatttaataattttagctTAAACTATGACATGAATAGTGATCAAGTAACTTCCTCATTATATGACGATTTAGTGTTGAGGTTATTACcaaattgtaaaattttaggCCTATcaaatagtatatataatgtaaataacGTTGTTAATTGGTTAAATTCTTTGTCAAGACCGACTAAAGTTGTAACACTATCAAAGTCACCAACTTTCAATATACTAACAAAATACGGTCAAATTAATCCTTTTACTACAGTTCATACCACTGAAAGTAGTGAAAATCTTAATGACACTAATGTTAATAAGGATACAGTAGATAATGCGAACACTAGTGATATTGTAGCTAGTGATGCAGTTGATACTAGTGAGACTACTGATAGTATAACTACTAACACCGCTGATACGATTAACACTAGTGATACTAGTGATGTAGTTGAAGGAGTGGAAAAAATGAGAGATCCGATAAAGATGTATGATATGTTTAAGAAGAAGAACAATAAGGTAAAAATGACTAGTCTGAACCCTTTGCTGGATGATATGGTAATTAATTCAATAGTTGAAGCCTTGGAATCTAGAGGAATTAGCACCTATAACCAACTAATAACAATAATCCCTTCAGCACGTAATTTTTTCAAGCCATACATGAGAGTTCTGAGACGAACCCTAGCACACGCGGACTCTAAAAAAAGACTTTTTAACCTCCTAAAACTAATTGTAAATGTTAGGAATAATAAGTTTTTTtccaattttataaaaaattttaatttgtacCCTCAGATTAAGCAATTACACAGCCCGACGCCGGCTAAACTGGTTGAATACATCAACGAAAAGGGATTGTTCCCAACCGTAATATACTGTTTTAATGGCACTGAAAGTGTTAAAAGGTACTTTTACGATTATGTAAATAAACTCGGAGGAACTGGCCTAGAAGACAAAAGTCAACTCAAccttgaaaataatttaaaacattttagGGGAACGGATGTTGTGATAAGTAATAAAAAAGTTGAAGGAGCAaaacattatatatttctagATACAATGTTGATGAATAAAGGGAAAATCTTTACattatcaaatgaatttttgTATTCATTAACTGCTGGATCTGATCTCGTTACATTTACAGTAGATCTTCATACTCTTTTTCATAACATTAAATCACTCATCTCACCaatttatatcaattattcaaatctttacactaatactaatggtGTGTACGCTGTACCTAAAATAGatactactagtactatGGATACTACTGGTACTATGGATACTACACAAATTACTGAACCTAATCTACCTACtactattaatactaatggtgtggatactattaatactaatggtGTTGATGTGGATGACAATGTACAATTCTCGAGTAATAACTTAGTTGACAAGTTTGAAAATCAGGATTTGAATAGTGAATTTGgagtatatttaaaaagGTGTAAAGAAAAGTATGAGAAGATGTATCCAGATTACTTCATGTTGAAGCAGTTGTTAGATGATTTGGGAAACAGATTAAAGGAGTTAAATATTGACACTTTTCAACTTACCCAAATCAACTCAAAATTAACAAGCAATAGGAgattttttagaaatatGTCTTACTCTATTCGTTCAAAATTGTGGTTCAGAGGAAAATTAATACTCAAAATCCTAAAAAGGttcaaaaataatatttgtataatacAAGGAATTGATAACCAGCATTATTCGACatcatataatttttctCAGTTGATAGGtgattttataaaaagGAAATTAACAGTAACTAAAGATGAAGATTGTCTATTATTGAAAAACGTTAGTACTggaaattatataattccTGAAAGTTTGTTTCTAAAGGATATTATCTCAATTGGTCAAGGTAAACTGGAATATCCAGACCAAATTTATCCTATAATAGCTGGGTTTCAAAATGATAAACTGAGGACTGCAGCATTTGAGAATGATTTGAACGAATATATTACTGTACATGATCCAGTGATAAGGTTCTTTGGTAATGAAGACCTGAAATTACAAAAACTATCTCAATTTACGCCAAAAAGGTTAATGAATCTTATTAATAGGCGTATAACCAATTATAAAGAAGATTGTAAATTACTCATggatttaatatataacaattCCAATGTCAACAGTATGATGAATAATGATATAGTGAGATTGGTGAatgattatataaaattggataaaaagtataaaaGAAGAAATTTAGAAGCTGTAATTAAAAGTTAtcaatttaaaaataccttttatggcaaataa